A genomic window from Candidatus Binatia bacterium includes:
- a CDS encoding DUF1566 domain-containing protein, which yields MGGVATTGCFAAKCDWRLPTVEELQGILIEPLPCGTLPCLTIPGETVSSFYWLSCTGVVHPSNGWGVSFTGGNVIDDVKSYGHYVRAVRGGS from the coding sequence GTGGGCGGTGTCGCGACGACGGGCTGCTTCGCGGCGAAGTGCGACTGGCGTCTGCCGACCGTCGAGGAACTGCAAGGGATTCTCATTGAACCGCTTCCCTGCGGGACATTGCCGTGCCTGACGATTCCAGGAGAGACCGTCTCGTCGTTCTACTGGTTGTCCTGTACTGGCGTGGTCCACCCGAGCAACGGGTGGGGCGTGAGCTTCACCGGTGGCAACGTCATCGACGACGTCAAGAGCTACGGCCACTACGTTCGTGCCGTACGCGGCGGCTCGTGA
- a CDS encoding methyltransferase domain-containing protein — MAGDLASFDHVLFYGRPYDTVLEMLLLREEDLVGTRILDCPSGPDAFVAGANARGFDVVGCDPLFAGSAAEIASLARKDINDAYDNAVGGPNSAPIGQLKAARDEKLQTTELFAADFEQGKAEGRYVEASLPTLPFADDSFDIVVSANFLFAYSPARLGGVLTSDTFDLHFHRRAVRELMRVARQEVRLYPVLTIERHQHLHPYAAQIIGQLAAEGLSINLQESRKEMDGMLHQVLILEKSPTA, encoded by the coding sequence ATGGCGGGAGACCTAGCATCATTTGATCATGTTCTTTTCTATGGTCGGCCGTACGATACCGTCCTCGAAATGTTGCTTCTGCGCGAGGAGGATCTCGTCGGCACACGTATTCTGGACTGCCCTTCGGGCCCGGATGCCTTCGTCGCGGGGGCCAACGCCCGAGGCTTCGATGTCGTAGGTTGCGACCCGCTCTTCGCTGGTTCTGCCGCCGAGATTGCGAGTCTCGCCAGAAAAGACATCAACGACGCTTATGACAATGCGGTGGGTGGCCCGAACAGCGCACCCATCGGCCAGTTGAAAGCAGCACGTGACGAAAAGCTCCAAACGACGGAACTCTTCGCCGCCGACTTCGAGCAGGGCAAGGCCGAGGGCCGGTATGTCGAGGCGTCACTGCCGACTCTCCCTTTCGCTGACGACTCTTTCGATATCGTAGTCTCGGCTAACTTTCTGTTTGCCTACAGCCCTGCACGACTCGGAGGCGTTCTAACCTCTGACACCTTCGACCTGCATTTCCACCGCCGCGCGGTCCGTGAGCTGATGCGCGTGGCACGGCAGGAAGTTCGACTGTATCCGGTCTTGACGATCGAACGTCACCAACATCTTCACCCCTACGCTGCGCAGATCATCGGTCAGCTCGCCGCAGAGGGCTTGTCAATCAATCTTCAGGAGTCGCGAAAGGAAATGGACGGCATGCTGCATCAGGTGCTTATCCTCGAAAAGTCTCCCACCGCCTGA